One genomic segment of Peromyscus leucopus breed LL Stock chromosome 23, UCI_PerLeu_2.1, whole genome shotgun sequence includes these proteins:
- the Mtif3 gene encoding translation initiation factor IF-3, mitochondrial, protein MAVLLNRLMLQTSVGRCFRKHIMKPAPAQLPLTASTPKLWYLVSTERFSTAEDSHGQKRQKRKDAFTNTGRKISERVIRVLDEKGSDLGVMHRADVIRLMDQQDLRLVKKNTSSEPPEYQLMTGAQIHQERLRLREDEKANPKTGPAVVKELVFSSNIGQHDLDTKSKQIQQWIEKRYHVQVTVKKKESADRPEKETDEILNQILQTMPGLATFSSRPKAVRGGTASTCVFRPLSRKEEKAYRESQEAERRDTSSKDHRTTESDVLCQ, encoded by the exons ATGGCTGTTCTTCTGAACAGGCTGATGCTACAAACCTCAGTTGGAAGATGTTTCAGAAAACACATCATGAAGCCAGCCCCGGCACAGCTGCCCCTGACCGCCTCCACCCCGAAGCTCTGGTACCTGGTTTCTACAGAACGCTTTagtactgctgaagacagccacgggcagaagagacagaagaggaaagatgCTTTCACTAACACTGGCAGGAAAATTAGCGAGCGGGTTATCCGCGTCCTGGATGAGAAAGGCAGCGACCTGGGGGTGATGCACCGAGCGGATGTAATCAGACTCATGGACCAGCAGGACTTGAGGCTGGTGAAGAAGAACACCAGCTCAGAGCCACCGGAGTACCAGCTCATGACCGGAGCACAGATCCACCAGGAGCGGCTAAGGCTGCGGGAAGACGAAAAGGCCAACCCCAAAACTG GGCCAGCTGTGGTAAAGGAACTcgttttttcttcaaatattggACAGCATGATCTGGACACCAAGAGTAAACAGATTCAGCAGTGGATTGAGAAAAGATACCACGTTCAAGTCACAGTAAAGAAGAAGGAGAGTGCTGACCGGCCAGAGAAAGAGACG GATGAGATACTGAACCAGATTCTCCAGACTATGCCTGGACTAGCAACCTTCTCAAGCAGACCGAAAGCCGTCAGGGGAGGAACCGCCTCCACATGTGTTTTCCGTCCCTTgagcaggaaagaagagaaggcgTACAGAGAATCTCAAGAGGCCGAGAGAAGGGACACTTCGAGCAAAGACCACAGGACCACGGAGTCAGACGTTCTGTGTCAGTGA